Proteins from one Devosia chinhatensis genomic window:
- a CDS encoding ABC transporter substrate-binding protein, producing MTTKYLLSASVSVLTALGLAAPVFAQTDLDALYEAAKAEGQLTTIALPHNWCGYGEVIAGFKAKYPGITVNELNPDAGSADELEAVRANQGNTGPQAPDVLDIGLAFGPQAKEEGLLQPYKVSTWDEIPDDAKDAEGYWYGDYYGVMAFLVNKDLVSTMPADWSDLTSAEYANGVALAGDPRASAQAIQSVYAAGLAQTGADEGAAQAGLDFFKSVNDAGNFVPVIGKAASVAQGTTPILVAWDYNLLAWRDSFEGNPEAEIVVPETGVVAGVYVQAISAYAPHPNAAKLWMEYLYSDEGQLGWLKGYCHPIRFNAMSEAGLIPQDMLDALPPAEAYAKAVFPTIEQQNAAKDVITSGWDATVGANVQ from the coding sequence ATGACCACGAAATATCTGCTGTCCGCCTCGGTCAGCGTACTGACCGCACTTGGCCTTGCCGCACCCGTTTTTGCCCAGACCGACCTCGACGCGCTCTATGAAGCCGCCAAGGCCGAGGGCCAGCTCACCACGATCGCCCTGCCCCACAATTGGTGCGGCTATGGCGAAGTGATCGCCGGCTTCAAAGCCAAATATCCGGGCATCACCGTCAACGAGCTCAATCCCGACGCCGGCTCCGCCGACGAGCTCGAAGCCGTGCGCGCCAATCAGGGCAATACCGGCCCCCAGGCGCCCGACGTGCTCGATATCGGCCTCGCCTTCGGCCCGCAGGCCAAGGAAGAGGGCCTGCTTCAGCCCTATAAGGTCTCGACCTGGGATGAGATCCCCGACGACGCCAAGGATGCCGAAGGCTATTGGTATGGCGATTATTACGGCGTCATGGCGTTCCTCGTGAACAAGGACCTGGTCTCCACCATGCCGGCCGACTGGTCTGATCTGACCAGCGCCGAATATGCCAATGGCGTTGCCCTCGCCGGTGACCCGCGCGCCTCGGCCCAGGCCATTCAGTCCGTCTATGCCGCTGGCCTCGCCCAGACCGGCGCCGACGAAGGCGCGGCCCAGGCCGGCCTCGACTTCTTCAAGTCCGTCAATGATGCAGGCAATTTCGTCCCGGTGATCGGCAAGGCCGCCTCTGTCGCACAAGGCACCACTCCAATCCTCGTTGCCTGGGACTACAATCTGCTCGCCTGGCGCGACAGCTTTGAAGGCAATCCTGAGGCCGAGATCGTCGTGCCGGAAACCGGCGTCGTAGCCGGTGTCTATGTGCAGGCTATTTCCGCCTATGCACCGCACCCCAATGCAGCCAAGCTCTGGATGGAATATCTCTATTCTGACGAAGGCCAGCTCGGCTGGCTCAAGGGCTATTGCCACCCGATCCGCTTCAACGCCATGTCCGAAGCGGGGCTCATCCCGCAGGACATGCTCGACGCGCTGCCGCCGGCCGAAGCTTATGCCAAGGCTGTCTTCCCCACTATCGAGCAGCAGAACGCGGCCAAGGACGTCATCACCTCCGGCTGGGATGCGACAGTGGGCGCCAACGTTCAGTAA
- a CDS encoding ABC transporter permease — translation MSLTTAPPPSRRLSFEWLGIAPFVIFAVMFLILPMLYLLGAAFISRDGQFTFDNIAGLFSEQILAAYWISIRISGASALIGALIGLAIALALIRGRLPAPLRSAVMTFSGVTSNFAGVPLAFAFISTLGRLGLVTIILKTVFDIDIYRAGFNLLSFWGLTLTYLYFQIPLMVLLIAPAIDGLKKEWSEAAQTLGASTGQFWLYVGLPIIFPSILGTLSLLFANAFGAIATAYALTGSSLNIVPILLYAQIRGDALQNPGLGAALALGMIAITALANIIYLVISARAERWLR, via the coding sequence ATGAGCCTAACCACCGCACCGCCGCCCAGCCGCCGCCTTTCCTTTGAATGGCTCGGCATTGCGCCCTTTGTCATCTTTGCGGTGATGTTCCTCATCCTGCCCATGCTCTACCTCTTGGGGGCGGCCTTTATTAGTCGCGATGGGCAATTTACGTTCGACAACATCGCCGGTCTCTTCAGCGAACAGATCCTGGCCGCCTACTGGATTTCCATCCGCATTTCCGGCGCCTCCGCCCTGATCGGCGCGCTGATCGGGCTTGCCATAGCGTTGGCTCTCATTCGCGGCCGCCTGCCCGCGCCCCTGCGCTCCGCCGTCATGACCTTTTCCGGGGTCACGTCGAACTTTGCCGGCGTACCCCTCGCCTTCGCCTTCATCTCGACACTGGGGCGACTGGGCCTTGTCACCATCATCCTCAAGACCGTCTTCGATATCGACATCTACCGCGCCGGCTTCAATCTCCTCAGCTTCTGGGGCCTCACGCTCACTTATCTCTATTTCCAGATCCCGCTCATGGTCCTGCTGATCGCGCCCGCTATCGACGGGCTCAAGAAGGAATGGAGCGAAGCCGCCCAGACGCTCGGCGCCTCGACCGGTCAGTTCTGGCTCTATGTCGGCCTGCCCATAATCTTTCCCAGCATCCTCGGCACGCTATCGCTGCTTTTTGCCAACGCCTTCGGCGCCATCGCCACCGCCTATGCGCTCACCGGATCCTCGCTCAACATCGTGCCCATCCTGCTTTATGCGCAGATCCGCGGCGATGCGCTGCAGAACCCCGGCCTCGGGGCTGCCCTCGCTTTGGGCATGATCGCCATAACCGCCCTGGCCAATATCATCTACCTCGTCATTTCCGCCCGGGCCGAAAGGTGGTTGCGGTGA
- a CDS encoding ABC transporter permease, translating into MKTSRAWAWLIFSLGAAYFLVPLIATFEFSLRMRRGYYSFDAYASVFSDPAFQATFGYSALIGLCAVLAGVLIVVPAVYFVRLRLPHLRPLMEFITLLPLIIPAIVLVYGYIRLYNSSALIPFTGSALGTDILLVFGYVTLALPYMYRAVDTGMRTIDIKTLTEAAQIMGASTATIIARIILPNILVAVLSGAFLTFAIVIGEFTIASLLNRPAFGPYLQNIGANRAYEPSALAILSFIITWGAMGMISLLGRFAPRTSARTD; encoded by the coding sequence GTGAAGACCTCCAGGGCTTGGGCCTGGTTGATTTTCAGCCTCGGCGCCGCCTATTTCCTCGTGCCCCTCATCGCCACCTTCGAATTTTCGCTGCGGATGCGGCGGGGCTATTACAGCTTCGATGCCTACGCCTCGGTATTTTCCGATCCCGCTTTTCAGGCGACGTTCGGCTATTCCGCCCTCATCGGCCTTTGCGCGGTCCTTGCCGGCGTGTTGATCGTCGTGCCGGCAGTCTATTTCGTCCGCCTGCGTTTGCCCCATCTGCGGCCGCTGATGGAGTTCATCACGCTGTTGCCGCTCATCATACCGGCCATCGTCCTGGTCTATGGCTATATCCGGCTCTACAATTCTTCCGCGCTGATCCCTTTCACCGGCTCGGCCCTGGGCACCGACATCCTGCTTGTTTTTGGCTATGTGACGCTCGCCCTGCCCTACATGTATCGGGCCGTCGACACCGGCATGCGCACCATCGACATCAAGACACTCACCGAAGCGGCGCAAATCATGGGCGCCTCTACCGCCACCATCATCGCCCGCATCATTCTGCCCAATATTCTGGTCGCCGTTCTGTCCGGCGCCTTCCTCACCTTTGCCATCGTCATTGGCGAATTCACCATTGCGAGCCTGCTCAATCGGCCGGCCTTTGGTCCCTATCTGCAAAATATCGGCGCCAACCGAGCCTATGAGCCGTCTGCGCTTGCAATCCTCTCCTTCATCATCACCTGGGGCGCCATGGGCATGATCAGCCTGCTCGGCCGCTTCGCGCCCCGCACTTCCGCCCGGACGGACTGA
- a CDS encoding ABC transporter ATP-binding protein: protein MTDESFLRVDALTKNYGASQVVKGVGFGFARGEFISLLGPSGCGKTTILRMIAGFETPTSGTIHVDGHDITHLRPNQRRLGMVFQAYALFPNLTVADNIAFGLKVAGMGRDERHARVADMLQLIGLPGYAKRYPYEMSGGQQQRVALARALAPRPRLLLLDEPLSALDAKIRISLRQEIRAIQREMGITTLFVTHDQEEALSISDRIVVMNAGRIEQIGGPQEIYDQPTTPFAAAFIGQLNRLPALIMDARAGQVRVGDKQVTLPALPAHLPSGDSIALALRPEMMTLVQRPHQDVTLLGTIRDISFLGSVIRVHVDVAGTPLHIDTFNDRTAPLPGRGETVSVHLCGRDVLVLPQ from the coding sequence ATGACCGACGAAAGCTTCCTCCGCGTCGATGCACTGACCAAGAATTACGGCGCCAGCCAGGTGGTCAAGGGCGTCGGCTTTGGCTTCGCCCGGGGCGAGTTCATTTCGCTGCTGGGCCCATCCGGCTGCGGTAAGACCACCATTCTGCGCATGATCGCCGGCTTCGAAACGCCCACCAGCGGCACTATTCACGTCGATGGCCACGACATCACTCATCTGCGCCCCAACCAACGCCGTTTGGGCATGGTCTTCCAGGCCTATGCGCTCTTCCCCAACCTCACGGTCGCCGACAACATCGCTTTTGGGCTCAAGGTCGCCGGCATGGGTCGGGACGAACGCCATGCCCGGGTCGCCGATATGCTCCAGCTTATCGGCCTGCCCGGCTATGCAAAGCGATATCCCTACGAAATGAGCGGCGGCCAGCAGCAGCGCGTCGCACTGGCCCGCGCGCTCGCTCCCAGGCCGCGCCTGCTTCTGCTCGACGAGCCCTTGTCAGCGCTCGACGCCAAGATTCGCATTTCCCTGCGCCAGGAAATCCGTGCGATCCAGCGCGAAATGGGCATCACGACACTATTCGTCACCCACGATCAGGAAGAGGCGCTCTCCATCTCCGACCGCATCGTGGTAATGAATGCCGGCCGTATCGAGCAGATCGGCGGGCCTCAGGAGATTTACGACCAGCCGACAACGCCTTTCGCGGCTGCCTTCATCGGTCAGCTCAACCGCCTCCCCGCCTTGATTATGGATGCCCGGGCCGGACAGGTCCGGGTCGGGGACAAGCAGGTCACTCTGCCCGCCCTGCCGGCTCATCTCCCCAGCGGCGACAGCATCGCCCTCGCCCTCCGCCCCGAGATGATGACCCTGGTCCAGCGGCCCCACCAGGACGTGACCCTCCTCGGCACGATCCGCGACATCAGTTTCCTGGGTTCAGTCATTCGGGTCCATGTCGATGTGGCGGGGACACCGCTTCATATCGATACATTCAATGATCGCACCGCACCGCTGCCGGGTCGGGGCGAGACGGTCAGCGTGCATCTGTGCGGGCGTGACGTGCTGGTATTGCCGCAATAA
- the sseA gene encoding 3-mercaptopyruvate sulfurtransferase, producing MTSPFVTPAWLAKRLSDPNLVVVDASWHMPNAKRNAQAEYLSGHIPGAVFFDIDAIADTSTDLPHMLPAPADFARAVGALGISEDMTIVVYDEVGLFSAPRAWWTFRTFGASNVLILEGGGPAWRAGKHPTETGLVERQPALFRTHFDAEAAADFGRVAARSRDGEAQIVDARPAPRFHAEVSEPRPGLRSGHIPNSLNVPVALLSDNGVLKSAGALRDLFAERGIDLDRPIITSCGSGITAVVLALALEQAGAANVAVYDGSWAEWGARPDAEVES from the coding sequence ATGACCTCTCCCTTCGTCACGCCTGCCTGGCTCGCCAAGCGCCTTAGCGATCCCAACTTGGTTGTCGTCGATGCGAGCTGGCACATGCCCAATGCCAAGCGCAACGCCCAGGCCGAATATCTGAGCGGTCATATTCCCGGCGCGGTATTCTTCGACATCGACGCCATTGCCGACACCAGCACCGATTTGCCGCACATGCTGCCAGCGCCTGCCGATTTCGCTCGCGCCGTCGGCGCACTCGGCATTTCCGAGGACATGACGATCGTCGTCTATGACGAGGTCGGCCTGTTCAGTGCCCCCCGCGCCTGGTGGACCTTCCGCACCTTCGGCGCAAGCAATGTGCTGATCCTTGAGGGAGGCGGCCCGGCCTGGCGCGCCGGCAAGCATCCGACGGAAACCGGGCTCGTCGAGCGTCAGCCGGCCCTTTTCCGCACGCATTTTGATGCCGAGGCCGCCGCCGATTTCGGCCGGGTGGCAGCCCGCTCCAGAGACGGCGAAGCGCAGATCGTCGATGCCCGCCCGGCGCCGCGCTTTCACGCCGAGGTCTCAGAGCCCCGCCCCGGTCTTCGGTCGGGCCACATCCCCAACAGCCTTAATGTGCCGGTAGCCCTGCTCAGCGACAATGGCGTCCTCAAGTCTGCCGGGGCGCTGCGCGATCTCTTTGCCGAGCGCGGCATCGATCTCGACCGCCCCATCATCACCTCATGCGGCTCCGGGATCACGGCGGTGGTGTTGGCCCTCGCCCTCGAACAGGCCGGTGCCGCCAATGTCGCCGTTTATGATGGCTCCTGGGCCGAGTGGGGAGCCCGCCCCGATGCCGAAGTGGAAAGCTAG
- a CDS encoding class I SAM-dependent methyltransferase, translated as MANNHFGAQAARGYAERPKRQVPGLESLHQMTGMLLGERVSEQGSVLVLGAGGGLELKALSHAHPGWEFDGVDPSPDMLALAREVVGPNQRVRLHEGYVGSAPEGPFDGAVCLLTFHFIAREDRMETLRQLRGRLQPGAPLVLAHISFSQQEPVRSQWIARHAGYAEGVTASGAALDTALTAMGAHLTILAPEEEEAMLAQAGFSDVSLFYAGLSFRGWVAYAA; from the coding sequence ATGGCTAACAATCATTTTGGGGCACAGGCGGCCCGCGGGTATGCCGAGCGGCCAAAGCGGCAGGTGCCGGGGTTGGAAAGCCTGCACCAGATGACGGGGATGCTTCTGGGGGAGCGCGTATCGGAACAGGGCAGCGTTCTGGTACTCGGGGCCGGAGGCGGGCTGGAGTTGAAGGCGCTGTCGCATGCGCATCCAGGCTGGGAATTCGACGGCGTCGATCCCTCACCGGACATGCTGGCGCTGGCGCGTGAGGTCGTGGGCCCAAACCAGCGCGTTCGCCTGCACGAGGGCTATGTCGGCTCGGCGCCCGAAGGGCCGTTCGATGGCGCCGTGTGCTTGCTGACATTTCATTTCATCGCCCGTGAGGATCGCATGGAAACCTTGCGCCAATTGCGGGGGCGGTTGCAGCCCGGCGCGCCTCTGGTGCTGGCCCATATCAGCTTTTCTCAGCAAGAGCCGGTGCGGAGCCAGTGGATTGCCCGCCATGCCGGTTATGCCGAAGGCGTCACGGCCAGCGGCGCCGCGCTGGACACTGCGCTCACGGCCATGGGCGCTCACCTGACCATTCTGGCCCCGGAAGAAGAGGAAGCCATGCTGGCCCAGGCGGGGTTCAGCGACGTCAGCCTCTTCTATGCCGGTTTGAGTTTTCGCGGCTGGGTGGCTTATGCAGCATGA
- a CDS encoding helix-turn-helix transcriptional regulator, whose product MGRPDRLLRLLQAMRVMAPPITAARLAEETGVSLRSLYRDIDSLRAAGARIEGERGYGYRLIEDFALPPQTFDRLEIEALVLGLGEVQHMGDGELAAAARSALAKVAATLPDGREQQMLHAVSQVYRPQARYRLALDMGLVRQACWHEQALAIRYADADGSVTERTIRPLALAYHQNVLAVLAWCCLRADFRIFRADRIAAAVRTGESFRPQRASLLRSYLKRLNAQT is encoded by the coding sequence ATGGGCCGACCAGACCGGTTATTGCGACTGTTGCAGGCCATGCGTGTCATGGCACCGCCCATTACGGCAGCGCGACTGGCGGAAGAGACTGGTGTGTCGTTGCGCTCGCTCTATCGCGATATCGACAGCCTGCGGGCGGCCGGCGCCCGGATCGAGGGGGAACGCGGCTATGGATATCGGCTGATCGAGGATTTCGCCCTGCCGCCGCAGACCTTCGACCGGCTGGAAATCGAAGCGCTAGTGCTTGGCCTGGGCGAGGTGCAGCATATGGGCGACGGGGAACTGGCGGCAGCGGCGCGCTCGGCTCTGGCCAAGGTGGCGGCAACCTTGCCCGATGGACGGGAACAGCAGATGCTGCATGCCGTGTCGCAAGTCTATCGTCCGCAGGCGCGGTATCGCCTGGCGCTCGACATGGGGCTGGTCCGGCAAGCCTGCTGGCATGAGCAGGCTTTGGCGATCCGCTATGCGGACGCTGACGGCAGCGTTACCGAGAGGACGATCCGACCGCTGGCACTGGCCTATCACCAGAATGTGCTGGCAGTGCTGGCCTGGTGCTGCCTGCGCGCGGACTTCCGGATTTTCCGCGCCGACCGGATTGCGGCAGCCGTGCGGACCGGGGAGAGCTTCCGGCCGCAGCGGGCGAGCCTGTTGCGCAGCTATCTTAAAAGGCTCAATGCGCAGACTTGA
- a CDS encoding VOC family protein, with product MTIQTTTHLNFRGNAREALGFYQSVFGGELIIATHAQAYPSFPEEEADLVAFGQVESANGFRIMAYDVPAARAYDAGIAPVFVSIRGTDTQELTAIWSALAEGATIIQPLAPSGWAPLFGMLTDRFGITFVLDIAAAY from the coding sequence ATGACCATCCAGACCACCACTCACCTTAATTTCCGCGGCAATGCCCGGGAGGCCCTCGGCTTCTACCAATCCGTTTTTGGCGGCGAGCTGATAATTGCCACCCACGCCCAGGCCTATCCCTCCTTCCCTGAGGAGGAAGCCGATCTCGTCGCCTTCGGACAGGTGGAAAGCGCCAACGGCTTCCGCATCATGGCCTACGACGTCCCTGCAGCCCGCGCCTATGACGCCGGAATCGCACCGGTCTTCGTTTCCATTCGTGGCACCGATACGCAGGAGCTGACCGCCATATGGTCCGCGCTCGCAGAAGGCGCGACCATCATTCAGCCATTGGCCCCGTCCGGCTGGGCGCCGCTGTTCGGCATGCTCACCGACCGCTTCGGCATCACGTTCGTCCTCGATATTGCCGCTGCCTATTGA
- the mmsB gene encoding multiple monosaccharide ABC transporter permease — protein sequence MTTETVPTGAPADQAKPQELSLIGALRANMRDYGLLLALILIMLFFQYFTNGVLFKPVNLTNIILQNSYIIVMALGMLLVIVAGHIDLSVGSVSGFIGALAAMLMVGWRFPPELAFLANPIVAGAICLVAGAAIGAAQGYLIAYHRIPAFIVTLAGMLIFKGLSLAILAGKSVGPFPAEFQLLSAGFIPDVIGPTTMPWLAENGQNVVLHTTTMVIAIAALVAMVFLSIRTRARRMARGYTVEPFSLFIIKNVVIAVLVMFFAYMLASYRGLPNVLVVMGILIAGFVFLTKKLTFGRRIYALGGNLKAAALSGIKTERTTFYIFAIMGALAALAGMIYAARLNSATPKAGQGLELDVIAAVFIGGASALGGVGQVAGAVIGAFIMGVMNNGMSIMGVNIDWQQMIKGVVLLAAVFFDLYNKNKSA from the coding sequence ATGACAACCGAAACTGTACCGACCGGAGCCCCGGCCGATCAGGCCAAGCCCCAGGAACTGTCGCTGATCGGGGCCCTGCGCGCCAATATGCGCGATTACGGGCTGCTGCTGGCGCTCATCCTCATCATGCTGTTCTTCCAGTATTTCACCAATGGCGTGCTGTTCAAGCCGGTGAACCTGACCAATATCATCCTGCAGAACAGCTATATCATCGTGATGGCGCTGGGCATGCTGCTGGTGATCGTGGCCGGACATATCGACCTTTCGGTGGGCTCGGTGTCTGGTTTCATCGGCGCGCTGGCCGCCATGCTGATGGTGGGCTGGCGCTTTCCTCCCGAACTGGCTTTCCTTGCGAACCCCATCGTCGCCGGCGCCATCTGCCTGGTCGCGGGCGCGGCCATCGGCGCGGCGCAGGGCTATCTCATCGCCTATCACCGCATCCCGGCCTTCATCGTGACGCTGGCCGGTATGCTGATCTTCAAGGGCCTGTCGCTCGCGATCCTGGCCGGCAAGTCCGTGGGACCATTCCCGGCCGAATTCCAGTTGCTCTCGGCCGGCTTCATCCCCGACGTCATCGGGCCGACGACCATGCCCTGGCTGGCCGAAAACGGGCAGAACGTGGTGCTGCACACGACCACGATGGTCATCGCCATCGCAGCGCTCGTGGCCATGGTGTTCCTCTCGATCCGCACCCGCGCCCGCCGCATGGCACGCGGCTACACGGTCGAGCCGTTCAGCCTGTTCATCATCAAGAACGTGGTCATCGCGGTCCTCGTGATGTTCTTCGCCTATATGCTGGCCTCCTATCGCGGCCTGCCCAATGTCCTCGTTGTCATGGGCATCCTGATCGCGGGCTTCGTCTTCCTCACCAAGAAGCTGACCTTCGGTCGTCGCATCTATGCGCTGGGTGGCAATCTCAAGGCGGCGGCGCTGTCCGGCATCAAGACCGAACGCACCACCTTTTACATTTTCGCCATCATGGGTGCGCTGGCCGCTCTTGCGGGCATGATCTATGCCGCCCGTCTCAATTCGGCGACGCCGAAGGCAGGCCAGGGCTTGGAACTCGACGTGATCGCGGCCGTGTTCATCGGCGGCGCCTCGGCGCTGGGCGGTGTGGGCCAGGTCGCCGGCGCGGTGATCGGCGCCTTCATCATGGGTGTGATGAACAATGGCATGTCGATCATGGGCGTCAACATCGACTGGCAGCAGATGATCAAGGGTGTGGTGCTGCTCGCGGCCGTGTTCTTCGATCTCTACAACAAGAACAAGTCGGCCTGA
- the mmsA gene encoding multiple monosaccharide ABC transporter ATP-binding protein produces MTKTILEMRGITKTFPGVKALSDVNLDVREGEIHAICGENGAGKSTLMKVLSGVYPHGSYDGQIIYQGEEQHFRSIRDSEHKGIVIIHQELALVPLLSIAENIFLGNEQAKNGVIDWDETRDGARKLLSMVGLNEDPDTLITNIGVGKQQLVEIAKALSKQVQLLILDEPTASLSEKDSQALLDLLLEFKKQGITSIIISHKLNEISRIADRVTVIRDGRTIETMDTDQITEDRIITSMVGRSLEDRYPARQPKVGEVVLEVKNWNVFHPQHRERQVIKDVSITLRKGEVVGIAGLMGSGRTEFAMSLFGKSYGQKISGEVHLNGQKVDTGTVDRAIRHGIAYATEDRKTYGLNLIDHIKHNTTIANLMGVSRMGVIDDLAEMDVANDYRKKTNIRSSSIYQATGNLSGGNQQKVVLSKWLFANPDVLILDEPTRGIDVGAKYEIYTIINQLAAQGKAILVISSEMPELLGITDRLYVMNEGRIVGEMPTSEASQEKIMRSIVRAEGKAS; encoded by the coding sequence ATGACCAAGACCATTCTGGAGATGCGCGGCATCACCAAGACCTTCCCGGGCGTCAAGGCCTTGTCCGACGTGAACCTCGATGTGCGCGAAGGCGAAATCCACGCCATCTGCGGGGAGAACGGGGCCGGCAAGTCGACGCTGATGAAGGTGCTGAGCGGGGTCTATCCGCATGGCTCCTACGACGGCCAGATCATTTATCAGGGTGAAGAGCAGCACTTCCGCTCCATCCGCGACAGCGAACACAAGGGCATCGTCATCATCCACCAGGAACTCGCCCTGGTGCCGCTGCTGTCGATCGCGGAAAATATCTTCCTGGGCAATGAACAGGCCAAAAACGGCGTCATCGACTGGGACGAAACCCGCGACGGCGCGCGCAAGCTGCTGTCCATGGTCGGTCTTAACGAAGATCCAGATACGCTGATCACCAATATCGGGGTGGGCAAGCAGCAACTGGTCGAAATCGCCAAGGCATTGTCCAAGCAGGTGCAATTGCTGATCCTGGACGAGCCGACGGCATCGCTGTCGGAAAAGGACAGCCAGGCGCTGCTCGACCTGCTGCTCGAATTCAAGAAGCAGGGCATTACCTCGATCATCATCAGCCACAAGCTGAACGAAATTTCCCGCATCGCCGACCGCGTGACGGTGATCCGCGACGGCCGTACCATCGAGACGATGGACACCGACCAGATTACCGAGGACCGCATTATCACCTCCATGGTGGGGCGCTCGCTCGAGGACCGCTATCCGGCGCGCCAGCCCAAGGTGGGCGAAGTGGTGCTGGAGGTGAAGAACTGGAACGTCTTCCATCCGCAGCACCGCGAACGGCAGGTGATCAAGGATGTCAGCATCACCCTGCGCAAGGGCGAGGTGGTGGGCATTGCCGGGCTGATGGGATCGGGCCGGACCGAGTTCGCCATGAGCCTCTTCGGCAAGTCCTATGGCCAGAAGATTTCCGGCGAGGTTCACCTCAACGGGCAGAAGGTGGATACCGGCACGGTGGACCGGGCGATCCGGCACGGGATTGCCTATGCCACCGAAGACCGCAAGACCTATGGTCTCAACCTCATCGACCACATCAAGCACAATACGACGATCGCCAATCTGATGGGCGTATCGCGCATGGGCGTGATCGACGACCTGGCCGAAATGGACGTGGCCAACGATTATCGCAAGAAGACCAATATCCGCTCTTCGAGCATCTACCAGGCGACCGGCAATCTCTCGGGCGGCAACCAGCAGAAGGTCGTTTTGTCCAAATGGCTCTTCGCCAATCCGGACGTGCTGATCCTGGACGAGCCGACACGCGGCATCGATGTCGGCGCGAAATATGAAATCTACACGATCATTAACCAGCTCGCCGCCCAGGGAAAGGCGATCCTGGTGATCTCTTCGGAAATGCCGGAACTGCTCGGCATCACCGACCGACTTTACGTAATGAACGAAGGCCGCATCGTGGGCGAAATGCCGACCAGCGAGGCGAGCCAGGAAAAGATCATGCGCTCCATCGTGCGCGCTGAAGGAAAGGCATCATGA
- the chvE gene encoding multiple monosaccharide ABC transporter substrate-binding protein has translation MTVITAGALMTTAATAVLAQDKGLIGVAMPTSSSLRWISDGNELKTALEGMGYTVDLQFAEDEIPNQLAQVENMVTKGAKALVIGSIDGTTLSAVLQQAADQDVKVIAYDRLIRDSGNVDYYTTFDNFQVGVLQANSLVKGLNERFPDDKPWNVELFGGSPDDNNAFFFYDGAMAVLQPMIDAGDVVIKSGQQGMEQVGTLRWDGAVAQARMDNILSANYSDGSRVHGVLAPYDGLSRGIISSLRGVGYGSGDLSWPIITGQDAEVPSIKAIIAGEQYSTVFKDTRELAQYTAQLLDTVLSGEEPGGLDTTTYDNGVKVVPSILLTPYEVDATNYEERVIASGYIKEEELQ, from the coding sequence ATGACCGTTATCACCGCCGGCGCGCTCATGACCACCGCGGCGACCGCCGTGCTGGCCCAGGACAAGGGTCTCATCGGCGTTGCTATGCCGACCTCGTCGTCGCTGCGCTGGATCTCGGACGGTAACGAGCTCAAGACTGCCCTCGAGGGCATGGGCTACACCGTCGACCTGCAGTTCGCCGAAGACGAAATCCCGAACCAGCTGGCCCAGGTCGAAAACATGGTCACCAAGGGCGCCAAGGCCCTCGTGATCGGCTCCATCGACGGCACCACGCTCAGCGCCGTGCTGCAGCAGGCCGCCGACCAGGACGTCAAGGTCATTGCCTATGACCGCCTGATCCGCGACAGCGGCAATGTCGACTACTACACCACGTTCGACAATTTCCAGGTCGGCGTGCTGCAGGCCAATTCGCTGGTGAAGGGCCTCAACGAGCGCTTCCCCGACGACAAGCCGTGGAATGTCGAGCTCTTCGGCGGTTCGCCCGACGACAACAATGCCTTCTTCTTCTACGACGGCGCCATGGCTGTGCTGCAGCCGATGATCGATGCCGGCGATGTGGTGATCAAGTCCGGCCAGCAGGGCATGGAACAGGTCGGCACGCTGCGTTGGGACGGTGCAGTCGCCCAGGCTCGCATGGACAACATCCTGTCGGCCAACTACTCGGATGGCAGCCGCGTCCATGGCGTCCTGGCTCCCTATGACGGGCTTTCGCGCGGCATCATCTCGTCGCTGCGCGGCGTTGGCTACGGCTCGGGCGACCTGTCCTGGCCGATCATCACCGGCCAGGATGCCGAAGTGCCCTCGATCAAGGCGATCATCGCCGGCGAGCAGTACTCGACCGTGTTCAAGGATACCCGCGAACTGGCTCAGTACACCGCCCAGCTGCTCGACACCGTGCTTTCGGGTGAAGAGCCCGGCGGCCTGGACACCACCACCTATGACAATGGCGTCAAGGTCGTGCCGTCGATCCTGCTGACCCCCTACGAAGTCGACGCGACCAATTACGAAGAACGCGTCATCGCTTCGGGCTACATCAAGGAAGAAGAACTGCAGTAA